The Fervidibacillus albus genome contains a region encoding:
- a CDS encoding response regulator transcription factor produces MFKMLIVEDDRTLFNEIKTRLSQWSYDVYGVQNFDNVVDEFIEINPDLVIIDIQLPKYDGFHWCRMIRSHSKVPIIFLSSRDHPLDMVMAMQLGADDFIQKPFHFDVLIAKIQALLRRVYNYNAEKIHIKTWQGAKIDLEKNVVTNEQGTVELTKNEMLIFHLLIDKKNKIVSRTELIESLWDDERFVSDNTLTVNVNRLRKKLDELGLGQYIETKVGQGYIAKEEERK; encoded by the coding sequence GTGTTTAAAATGTTAATCGTCGAGGATGATCGGACCCTTTTCAACGAAATCAAAACACGTCTATCCCAATGGTCGTATGACGTCTATGGTGTGCAAAATTTTGATAACGTTGTAGACGAATTTATCGAAATCAATCCGGATCTAGTCATCATCGACATTCAACTCCCGAAATACGACGGTTTCCATTGGTGTCGAATGATTCGTTCCCATTCAAAGGTTCCAATTATTTTTCTATCATCCAGGGACCACCCGTTGGATATGGTCATGGCGATGCAACTTGGGGCAGATGATTTTATTCAAAAACCGTTCCACTTCGACGTACTTATTGCCAAGATCCAAGCGTTACTTCGTCGAGTGTATAATTATAATGCCGAAAAAATCCATATAAAAACGTGGCAAGGGGCAAAAATCGATTTGGAAAAAAACGTCGTCACCAATGAACAAGGAACGGTTGAATTAACGAAAAATGAAATGTTAATTTTCCACCTTTTAATCGATAAAAAAAATAAAATTGTATCCCGAACGGAACTGATTGAAAGTTTATGGGACGATGAACGATTCGTCAGCGACAACACATTAACAGTAAACGTCAATCGACTGCGAAAAAAACTCGATGAACTCGGTCTAGGCCAATATATTGAAACGAAAGTCGGCCAAGGATATATCGCTAAGGAAGAGGAGAGAAAATGA